A part of Sander vitreus isolate 19-12246 chromosome 8, sanVit1, whole genome shotgun sequence genomic DNA contains:
- the srpk2 gene encoding SRSF protein kinase 2 isoform X2 has protein sequence MSSRKVMAIQARKRRPKGKKDRTGHHRRPETQQKAPVSAPPPPPPPPPPPEPAGPPEPEEEILGSDDEEQEDPADYCKGGYHPVKIGDLFNGRYHVIRKLGWGHFSTVWLCWDIQVKNFVAMKVVKSAQHYTETALDEIKLLRCVRESDPGDPNKDMVVQLIDDFKISGVNGIHVCMVFEVLGHHLLKWIIKSNYQGLPLPCVKSIIKQVLQGLDYLHTKCKIIHTDIKPENILMCVDDAFVRRMAMEATEWQKAGAPPPSGSAVSTAPQLKPVSTTDVGKISKNKKKKLKKKQKRQAELLERRMLEIEALEREAEKREERAKDGGEKGEHEHNLPSPLLLPPPQLGPSMALGESDEDDDDDEEDGEDEEEEGGERERERERERERERPIRLTNHTCAAPPQEQSEAPHITDEDPDEEVEEEDEPTRTAEKDAPIPPTTDACDGDPTQAEVEGKEGEDEEDEEGLKGAEDENEGEGKVEEEEEEEGEKEEEEEEKETEREENETEEPKSESKTEEVAVVEEEESKEQEGEGEDEDEDEDEEDEDEDEDEDEDEDDEDDDTTTELLTETTCPIKPHNNKSNSAKTNGHVLLGPEGLKPNPGNPPPPSPTPEHLLCPLVESELSYTDRDHSLSSGYEMYNGDLGEPGLTNGGSDRHPAIMPLLPDLPLDPMPGNPTSVGTADIGAGQSPNSPTADRSRTVSSSSTGDTPKIRARAADLLINPLDPRNAESIRVKIADLGNACWVHKHFTEDIQTRQYRSIEVLIGAGYSTPADIWSTACMAFELATGDYLFEPHSGEDYSRDEGELRHITKLKPWSLFDVLVEKYGWPHEDAGHFTHFLLPMLEMVPEKRASAGECLNHPWLNS, from the exons GAGGGTACCATCCGGTGAAGATCGGGGATTTGTTCAACGGGAGGTACCATGTGATCAGGAAGTTGGGGTGGGGGCACTTCTCCACCGTATGGCTATGCTGGGACATAca AGTGAAGAACTTTGTGGCCATGAAGGTGGTGAAGAGCGCCCAGCATTACACAGAGACAGCCCTGGATGAGATCAAACTGCTGCGATGT GTGAGAGAGAGCGACCCCGGTGACCCCAACAAGGACATGGTGGTTCAGCTGATAGATGACTTCAAGATCTCTGGAGTCAACGGCATAC ATGTGTGTATGGTGTTTGAGGTGCTAGGTCACCACCTGCTGAAGTGGATTATTAAATCCAACTACCAAGGTCTGCCGCTGCCATGTGTCAAGAGCATTATCAAACAg gTCCTGCAGGGTCTTGACTACCTCCACACTAAATGTAAAATCATCCACACGGACATCAAGCCAGAGAACATCCTGATGTGTGTAGATGACGCCTTTGTTAGGCGTATGGCCATGGAGGCGACCGAATGGCAGAAGGCTGGAGCCCCCCCACCATCTGGATCAGCAG TTAGCACAGCCCCCCAGCTCAAACCGGTGAGTACAACAGAT GTGGGGAAGATCTccaagaacaagaagaagaagctgaagaagaAACAGAAGCGGCAGGCAGAGCTGCTGGAGAGGCGGATGCTGGAGATCGAAGCCCTGGAGAGAGAGGCcgagaagagggaggagagagccAAAGAcgggggagagaaaggggagcaTGAACACAACCTGCCTTCACCCCTGCTGCTGCCGCCACCGCAGCTGGGCCCCAGCATGGCTCTGGGAGAGAGCGacgaggatgatgatgatgacgaggAGGATggggaagatgaggaggaggagggaggcgagagggagagggagagggagagagagagagagagggagaggcccATCAGGTTGACTAATCATACAT GTGCGGCGCCTCCCCAGGAGCAGAGCGAGGCACCCCACATCACTGATGAAGACCCTGATGAGGAggtggaagaggaggacgagCCCACACGTACCGCTGAAAAAGATGCCCCCATTCCCCCCACCACAGACGCTTGTGATGGAGATCCAACACAAGCAGAGGTAGAGGGCAAGGAgggggaggatgaggaggatgaagaggggtTGAAAGGGGCAGAGGATGAGAATGAGGGAGAGGGgaaggtagaggaggaggaggaagaggagggagaaaaagaggaagaggaggaggaaaaagagactgaaaGAGAGGAGAATGAGACTGAGGAGCCAAAGAGTGAGAGCAAAACAGAGGAGGTGGCAgtggtagaggaagaggagtcaAAGGagcaggagggggagggggaggatgaggacgaggatgaggatgaagaggacGAGGATGAGGACGAGGATGAGGACGAGGACGAGGATGACGAGGATGATGACACGACCACGGAACTCCTCACAGAAACCACCTGTCCCATCAAACcccacaacaacaaaagtaaTTCAGCCAAAACCAACGGTCACGTTTTGTTGGGACCTGAGGGACTGAAACCAAACCCTGGCAATCCTCCCCCTCCCTCGCCCACCCCCGAGCATCTCCTCTGCCCCCTGGTGGAGTCCGAGCTCAGCTACACAGACAGGGACCACTCTCTCAGCTCCGGTTATGAGATGTATAATGGCGACCTGGGCGAGCCGGGGCTTACCAACGGTGGCAGTGACCGCCACCCGGCCATCATGCCTCTCTTACCCGACTTGCCCCTGGATCCTATGCCGGGAAACCCCACTTCTGTTGGAACGGCAGACATTGGAGCAGGCCAGTCACCCAACAGCCCCACCGCTGACCGCAGTCGCACTGTGTCGTCCTCGAGCACAGGAGACACACCCAAAA TCAGGGCCAGAGCTGCAGATCTCCTGATCAACCCACTAGACCCGCGCAATGCTGAGTCTATTCGAGTCAAAATCGCTGATCTCGGAAATGCCTGCTGGGTG CACAAGCACTTTACAGAGGACATCCAGACGAGACAATACCGTTCCATTGAAGTCCTGATAGGAGCTGGTTACAGCACTCCTGCAGACATCTGGAGTACTGCCTGCATG GCTTTTGAGCTGGCTACTGGAGATTACTTGTTTGAGCCTCACTCTGGAGAGGACTACTCCCGTGATGAGG GTGAGCTGCGGCACATCACCAAGCTGAAGCCGTGGTCCCTGTTTGACGTGCTGGTGGAGAAGTACGGCTGGCCACACGAAGACGCCGGCCACTTCACCCACTTCCTTCTGCCCATGCTGGAGATGGTGCCCGAGAAGAGGGCCTCGGCCGGCGAATGCCTCAATCACCCCTGGCTCAACTCGTAG
- the srpk2 gene encoding SRSF protein kinase 2 isoform X3 produces the protein MSSRKVMAIQARKRRPKGKKDRTGHHRRPETQQKAPVSAPPPPPPPPPPPEPAGPPEPEEEILGSDDEEQEDPADYCKGGYHPVKIGDLFNGRYHVIRKLGWGHFSTVWLCWDIQVKNFVAMKVVKSAQHYTETALDEIKLLRCVRESDPGDPNKDMVVQLIDDFKISGVNGIHVCMVFEVLGHHLLKWIIKSNYQGLPLPCVKSIIKQVLQGLDYLHTKCKIIHTDIKPENILMCVDDAFVRRMAMEATEWQKAGAPPPSGSAVSTAPQLKPVSTTDVGKISKNKKKKLKKKQKRQAELLERRMLEIEALEREAEKREERAKDGGEKGEHEHNLPSPLLLPPPQLGPSMALGESDEDDDDDEEDGEDEEEEGGERERERERERERERPIRLTNHTCAAPPQEQSEAPHITDEDPDEEVEEEDEPTRTAEKDAPIPPTTDACDGDPTQAEVEGKEGEDEEDEEGLKGAEDENEGEGKVEEEEEEEGEKEEEEEEKETEREENETEEPKSESKTEEVAVVEEEESKEQEGEGEDEDEDEDEEDEDEDEDEDEDEDDEDDDTTTELLTETTCPIKPHNNKSNSAKTNGHVLLGPEGLKPNPGNPPPPSPTPEHLLCPLVESELSYTDRDHSLSSGYEMYNGDLGEPGLTNGGSDRHPAIMPLLPDLPLDPMPGNPTSVGTADIGAGQSPNSPTADRSRTVSSSSTGDTPKIRARAADLLINPLDPRNAESIRVKIADLGNACWVHKHFTEDIQTRQYRSIEVLIGAGYSTPADIWSTACMAFELATGDYLFEPHSGEDYSRDEDHIALIMELLGKVPRKMVAAGKFSREFFSKKGELRHITKLKPWSLFDVLVEKYGWPHEDAGHFTHFLLPMLEMVPEKRASAGECLNHPWLNS, from the exons GAGGGTACCATCCGGTGAAGATCGGGGATTTGTTCAACGGGAGGTACCATGTGATCAGGAAGTTGGGGTGGGGGCACTTCTCCACCGTATGGCTATGCTGGGACATAca AGTGAAGAACTTTGTGGCCATGAAGGTGGTGAAGAGCGCCCAGCATTACACAGAGACAGCCCTGGATGAGATCAAACTGCTGCGATGT GTGAGAGAGAGCGACCCCGGTGACCCCAACAAGGACATGGTGGTTCAGCTGATAGATGACTTCAAGATCTCTGGAGTCAACGGCATAC ATGTGTGTATGGTGTTTGAGGTGCTAGGTCACCACCTGCTGAAGTGGATTATTAAATCCAACTACCAAGGTCTGCCGCTGCCATGTGTCAAGAGCATTATCAAACAg gTCCTGCAGGGTCTTGACTACCTCCACACTAAATGTAAAATCATCCACACGGACATCAAGCCAGAGAACATCCTGATGTGTGTAGATGACGCCTTTGTTAGGCGTATGGCCATGGAGGCGACCGAATGGCAGAAGGCTGGAGCCCCCCCACCATCTGGATCAGCAG TTAGCACAGCCCCCCAGCTCAAACCGGTGAGTACAACAGAT GTGGGGAAGATCTccaagaacaagaagaagaagctgaagaagaAACAGAAGCGGCAGGCAGAGCTGCTGGAGAGGCGGATGCTGGAGATCGAAGCCCTGGAGAGAGAGGCcgagaagagggaggagagagccAAAGAcgggggagagaaaggggagcaTGAACACAACCTGCCTTCACCCCTGCTGCTGCCGCCACCGCAGCTGGGCCCCAGCATGGCTCTGGGAGAGAGCGacgaggatgatgatgatgacgaggAGGATggggaagatgaggaggaggagggaggcgagagggagagggagagggagagagagagagagagggagaggcccATCAGGTTGACTAATCATACAT GTGCGGCGCCTCCCCAGGAGCAGAGCGAGGCACCCCACATCACTGATGAAGACCCTGATGAGGAggtggaagaggaggacgagCCCACACGTACCGCTGAAAAAGATGCCCCCATTCCCCCCACCACAGACGCTTGTGATGGAGATCCAACACAAGCAGAGGTAGAGGGCAAGGAgggggaggatgaggaggatgaagaggggtTGAAAGGGGCAGAGGATGAGAATGAGGGAGAGGGgaaggtagaggaggaggaggaagaggagggagaaaaagaggaagaggaggaggaaaaagagactgaaaGAGAGGAGAATGAGACTGAGGAGCCAAAGAGTGAGAGCAAAACAGAGGAGGTGGCAgtggtagaggaagaggagtcaAAGGagcaggagggggagggggaggatgaggacgaggatgaggatgaagaggacGAGGATGAGGACGAGGATGAGGACGAGGACGAGGATGACGAGGATGATGACACGACCACGGAACTCCTCACAGAAACCACCTGTCCCATCAAACcccacaacaacaaaagtaaTTCAGCCAAAACCAACGGTCACGTTTTGTTGGGACCTGAGGGACTGAAACCAAACCCTGGCAATCCTCCCCCTCCCTCGCCCACCCCCGAGCATCTCCTCTGCCCCCTGGTGGAGTCCGAGCTCAGCTACACAGACAGGGACCACTCTCTCAGCTCCGGTTATGAGATGTATAATGGCGACCTGGGCGAGCCGGGGCTTACCAACGGTGGCAGTGACCGCCACCCGGCCATCATGCCTCTCTTACCCGACTTGCCCCTGGATCCTATGCCGGGAAACCCCACTTCTGTTGGAACGGCAGACATTGGAGCAGGCCAGTCACCCAACAGCCCCACCGCTGACCGCAGTCGCACTGTGTCGTCCTCGAGCACAGGAGACACACCCAAAA TCAGGGCCAGAGCTGCAGATCTCCTGATCAACCCACTAGACCCGCGCAATGCTGAGTCTATTCGAGTCAAAATCGCTGATCTCGGAAATGCCTGCTGGGTG CACAAGCACTTTACAGAGGACATCCAGACGAGACAATACCGTTCCATTGAAGTCCTGATAGGAGCTGGTTACAGCACTCCTGCAGACATCTGGAGTACTGCCTGCATG GCTTTTGAGCTGGCTACTGGAGATTACTTGTTTGAGCCTCACTCTGGAGAGGACTACTCCCGTGATGAGG ACCACATCGCTCTGATCATGGAGCTACTTGGGAAGGTCCCACGGAAAATGGTCGCTGCCGGAAAGTTCAGCCGAGAGTTTTTCTCCAAGAAAG GTGAGCTGCGGCACATCACCAAGCTGAAGCCGTGGTCCCTGTTTGACGTGCTGGTGGAGAAGTACGGCTGGCCACACGAAGACGCCGGCCACTTCACCCACTTCCTTCTGCCCATGCTGGAGATGGTGCCCGAGAAGAGGGCCTCGGCCGGCGAATGCCTCAATCACCCCTGGCTCAACTCGTAG
- the srpk2 gene encoding SRSF protein kinase 2 isoform X1: protein MSVNSEKSSSPERPETQQKAPVSAPPPPPPPPPPPEPAGPPEPEEEILGSDDEEQEDPADYCKGGYHPVKIGDLFNGRYHVIRKLGWGHFSTVWLCWDIQVKNFVAMKVVKSAQHYTETALDEIKLLRCVRESDPGDPNKDMVVQLIDDFKISGVNGIHVCMVFEVLGHHLLKWIIKSNYQGLPLPCVKSIIKQVLQGLDYLHTKCKIIHTDIKPENILMCVDDAFVRRMAMEATEWQKAGAPPPSGSAVSTAPQLKPVSTTDVGKISKNKKKKLKKKQKRQAELLERRMLEIEALEREAEKREERAKDGGEKGEHEHNLPSPLLLPPPQLGPSMALGESDEDDDDDEEDGEDEEEEGGERERERERERERERPIRLTNHTCAAPPQEQSEAPHITDEDPDEEVEEEDEPTRTAEKDAPIPPTTDACDGDPTQAEVEGKEGEDEEDEEGLKGAEDENEGEGKVEEEEEEEGEKEEEEEEKETEREENETEEPKSESKTEEVAVVEEEESKEQEGEGEDEDEDEDEEDEDEDEDEDEDEDDEDDDTTTELLTETTCPIKPHNNKSNSAKTNGHVLLGPEGLKPNPGNPPPPSPTPEHLLCPLVESELSYTDRDHSLSSGYEMYNGDLGEPGLTNGGSDRHPAIMPLLPDLPLDPMPGNPTSVGTADIGAGQSPNSPTADRSRTVSSSSTGDTPKIRARAADLLINPLDPRNAESIRVKIADLGNACWVHKHFTEDIQTRQYRSIEVLIGAGYSTPADIWSTACMAFELATGDYLFEPHSGEDYSRDEDHIALIMELLGKVPRKMVAAGKFSREFFSKKGELRHITKLKPWSLFDVLVEKYGWPHEDAGHFTHFLLPMLEMVPEKRASAGECLNHPWLNS, encoded by the exons GAGGGTACCATCCGGTGAAGATCGGGGATTTGTTCAACGGGAGGTACCATGTGATCAGGAAGTTGGGGTGGGGGCACTTCTCCACCGTATGGCTATGCTGGGACATAca AGTGAAGAACTTTGTGGCCATGAAGGTGGTGAAGAGCGCCCAGCATTACACAGAGACAGCCCTGGATGAGATCAAACTGCTGCGATGT GTGAGAGAGAGCGACCCCGGTGACCCCAACAAGGACATGGTGGTTCAGCTGATAGATGACTTCAAGATCTCTGGAGTCAACGGCATAC ATGTGTGTATGGTGTTTGAGGTGCTAGGTCACCACCTGCTGAAGTGGATTATTAAATCCAACTACCAAGGTCTGCCGCTGCCATGTGTCAAGAGCATTATCAAACAg gTCCTGCAGGGTCTTGACTACCTCCACACTAAATGTAAAATCATCCACACGGACATCAAGCCAGAGAACATCCTGATGTGTGTAGATGACGCCTTTGTTAGGCGTATGGCCATGGAGGCGACCGAATGGCAGAAGGCTGGAGCCCCCCCACCATCTGGATCAGCAG TTAGCACAGCCCCCCAGCTCAAACCGGTGAGTACAACAGAT GTGGGGAAGATCTccaagaacaagaagaagaagctgaagaagaAACAGAAGCGGCAGGCAGAGCTGCTGGAGAGGCGGATGCTGGAGATCGAAGCCCTGGAGAGAGAGGCcgagaagagggaggagagagccAAAGAcgggggagagaaaggggagcaTGAACACAACCTGCCTTCACCCCTGCTGCTGCCGCCACCGCAGCTGGGCCCCAGCATGGCTCTGGGAGAGAGCGacgaggatgatgatgatgacgaggAGGATggggaagatgaggaggaggagggaggcgagagggagagggagagggagagagagagagagagggagaggcccATCAGGTTGACTAATCATACAT GTGCGGCGCCTCCCCAGGAGCAGAGCGAGGCACCCCACATCACTGATGAAGACCCTGATGAGGAggtggaagaggaggacgagCCCACACGTACCGCTGAAAAAGATGCCCCCATTCCCCCCACCACAGACGCTTGTGATGGAGATCCAACACAAGCAGAGGTAGAGGGCAAGGAgggggaggatgaggaggatgaagaggggtTGAAAGGGGCAGAGGATGAGAATGAGGGAGAGGGgaaggtagaggaggaggaggaagaggagggagaaaaagaggaagaggaggaggaaaaagagactgaaaGAGAGGAGAATGAGACTGAGGAGCCAAAGAGTGAGAGCAAAACAGAGGAGGTGGCAgtggtagaggaagaggagtcaAAGGagcaggagggggagggggaggatgaggacgaggatgaggatgaagaggacGAGGATGAGGACGAGGATGAGGACGAGGACGAGGATGACGAGGATGATGACACGACCACGGAACTCCTCACAGAAACCACCTGTCCCATCAAACcccacaacaacaaaagtaaTTCAGCCAAAACCAACGGTCACGTTTTGTTGGGACCTGAGGGACTGAAACCAAACCCTGGCAATCCTCCCCCTCCCTCGCCCACCCCCGAGCATCTCCTCTGCCCCCTGGTGGAGTCCGAGCTCAGCTACACAGACAGGGACCACTCTCTCAGCTCCGGTTATGAGATGTATAATGGCGACCTGGGCGAGCCGGGGCTTACCAACGGTGGCAGTGACCGCCACCCGGCCATCATGCCTCTCTTACCCGACTTGCCCCTGGATCCTATGCCGGGAAACCCCACTTCTGTTGGAACGGCAGACATTGGAGCAGGCCAGTCACCCAACAGCCCCACCGCTGACCGCAGTCGCACTGTGTCGTCCTCGAGCACAGGAGACACACCCAAAA TCAGGGCCAGAGCTGCAGATCTCCTGATCAACCCACTAGACCCGCGCAATGCTGAGTCTATTCGAGTCAAAATCGCTGATCTCGGAAATGCCTGCTGGGTG CACAAGCACTTTACAGAGGACATCCAGACGAGACAATACCGTTCCATTGAAGTCCTGATAGGAGCTGGTTACAGCACTCCTGCAGACATCTGGAGTACTGCCTGCATG GCTTTTGAGCTGGCTACTGGAGATTACTTGTTTGAGCCTCACTCTGGAGAGGACTACTCCCGTGATGAGG ACCACATCGCTCTGATCATGGAGCTACTTGGGAAGGTCCCACGGAAAATGGTCGCTGCCGGAAAGTTCAGCCGAGAGTTTTTCTCCAAGAAAG GTGAGCTGCGGCACATCACCAAGCTGAAGCCGTGGTCCCTGTTTGACGTGCTGGTGGAGAAGTACGGCTGGCCACACGAAGACGCCGGCCACTTCACCCACTTCCTTCTGCCCATGCTGGAGATGGTGCCCGAGAAGAGGGCCTCGGCCGGCGAATGCCTCAATCACCCCTGGCTCAACTCGTAG
- the adck2 gene encoding putative aarF domain-containing protein kinase 2, translated as MMIIFGARAVLLNLRYTFQRAGSFTRTRLIQSSRACFAKRGPILTQIPKVTLLCWGAINVSSCAAICQEATLPRQTADKKSLAKVQVHKVVFFLRLSLRALVLFLKFAPLLLFSPLALMSTRLASCWLDALLWVTETSGPTFIKLGQWASTRRDIFSQEFCERFSMLHVKVRPHPWAHTKQCLRRAFGEGWRSVLVFESKEPVGSGCVAQVYRGWAKADKVEDPAFKSLVEEMEKEDLLEAWEIPGLGGVARSMWQLWRGSKEEEDYEEISHPEGPHEESSAEKEHMIPVAIKVIHPGVRRQVEIDLLLMKAGSWLLQCLPGLKWLSLCEIVEEFEKLMTKQIDLRFEARNIERFQENFRNVDYVKFPTTFPPFVTSTILVETFEESEPISNYLSSEIPQEVKQRIARMGVETMLKMVFVDNFVHGDLHPGNILVHCWQPLPGSSDSAGISGEAPGKTTLTDLWDTVVVSFRPDPCPLQLVLLDAGIVAQLSDNDLANLKAVFTAVVLHQGERVAELLLNHARANECQDVPQFKKEMAQLVDQALSSTLSLGKFQVGDLLSRVFGLLIKHKVKLESNFASIVFAIMVLEGLGRSLDPNLDILDLIKPLLLKNCASVL; from the exons atgatgATCATCTTTGGAGCAAGAGCAGTCCTTCTCAACCTGAGGTACACTTTCCAGAGAGCAGGCTCCTTTACCAGAACCAGACTCATCCAGAGCTCCAGGGCATGTTTTGCTAAAAGAGGGCCGATTTTAACGCAGATACCCAAGGTTACATTACTATGTTGGGGTGCAATTAATGTATCATCTTGTGCAGCCATATGCCAGGAAGCAACTCTTCCACgccaaacagctgacaaaaaATCTCTAGCTAAAGTCCAAGTGCACAAAGTTGTATTTTTTCTCCGTCTCAGCCTTCGTGCATTGGTGCTGTTCCTCAAATTTGCCCCCCTGCTCCTGTTCTCCCCGTTGGCTCTGATGTCCACTCGCTTGGCATCTTGCTGGCTGGATGCTTTGCTGTGGGTTACTGAAACATCTGGACCAACTTTCATCAAGCTGGGGCAGTGGGCCAGCACCAGGCGGGACATCTTCTCTCAGGAGTTTTGTGAGCGCTTCTCCATGCTTCATGTGAAGGTGCGCCCTCACCCCTGGGCCCACACCAAGCAGTGTCTCCGGAGGGCTTTCGGGGAGGGCTGGCGAAGTGTTTTAGTGTTTGAGAGCAAAGAGCCAGTGGGTTCAGGATGTGTGGCACAGGTGTACAGAGGCTGGGCGAAGGCGGACAAGGTGGAGGACCCAGCCTTCAAATCGCTGGtggaggagatggagaaagaaGACTTGCTGGAAGCCTGGGAGATCCCTGGTCTGGGAGGAGTGGCCAGGTCCATGTGGCAGCTCTGGAGGGGGagtaaggaggaggaggactatGAGGAGATAAGTCACCCAGAGGGGCCACATGAGGAGAGCAGTGCAGAGAAGGAGCATATGATACCCGTGGCTATCAAG GTGATCCATCCAGGTGTCAGGAGGCAGGTGGAAATTGACCTACTGCTGATGAAAGCGGGCAGTTGGCTCCTGCAATGCCTGCCCGGACTCAAGTGGCTCAGTCTGTGTGAAATAGTAGAGGAGTTTGAGAAGCTTATGACCAAACAG ATCGATCTCCGTTTTGAGGCCAGGAACATTGAGCGTTTCCAGGAAAATTTCCGCAATGTGGATTATGTCAAGTTCCCAACTACCTTTCCACCATTTGTCACTAGTACCATTTTAGTGGAAACTTTTGAG GAGAGTGAGCCCATATCCAACTACCTGAGCTCCGAGATTCCTCAGGAGGTGAAGCAGAGAATAGCTAGGATGGGAGTCGAGACCATGCTGAAGATG GTTTTTGTGGACAACTTTGTGCACGGGGATCTCCATCCCGGGAACATTCTGGTCCACTGTTGGCAGCCTCTTCCTGGTTCCAGTGACAGTGCTGGTATATCAGGGGAGGCCCCTGGTAAGACCACCCTCACTGACTTGTGGGACACAGTGGTGGTCAGCTTCAGACCAGACCCGTGTCCTCTTCAGCTGGTGCTGCTGGATGCTGGCATCGTAGCCCAGCTCAGTGACAACGATCTTGCCAACTTAAAAGCTGTCTTCACGGCTGTGGTGCTGCATCAG gGTGAGCGAGTGGCAGAGTTGCTCCTGAATCATGCTCGGGCCAATGAGTGCCAAGACGTGCCACAGTTTAAGAAGGAGATGGCCCAGCTGGTGGATCAAGCCCTCAGCAGCACCCTTTCTCTGGGAAAG TTCCAAGTGGGTGATTTGCTTTCCAGAGTATTTGGTCTACTCATCAAACACAAG GTGAAGCTGGAGAGTAATTTTGCCTCCATAGTGTTTGCCATCATGGTGCTGGAGGGTCTCGGAAGGTCACTTGACCCGAACTTAGACATCTTGGATTTGATCAAACCCCTGCTGCTAAAGAACTGTGCCTCAgtgctctga